A part of Paenibacillus sp. IHBB 10380 genomic DNA contains:
- a CDS encoding DNA topoisomerase III, whose protein sequence is MKSLILAEKPSVAREIARVMGSREKHKGYFEGPKYVVTWALGHLVGLAEPEDYDHKYGTWNLEDLPILPESMKLKVLRETSQQFKVVQQQLRRQDVTALIVATDAAREGELLARWIIHMVKWNKPFQRLWISSQTDKAIKEGFASLRPGHEFDRLYQSARCRAEADWMIGLNITRALTCKFGAPLSAGRVQTPSLGMIMDREKEIINFRSEEYDTLSIDCGSFTATWRGTNGDARMFDRQQAPAMQKQLQGKPGSIVRVKKSEKVEPHSLAYDLTELQRDANKKYGFSAKQTSNVLQRLYEQHKVVTYPRTDSRYLTSDMTDTLKERLESIAVGPYATLARPLLRKNLPITKRIVDDSKVSDHHAIIPTEETLLLNKLNTEERKLYDLIARRFISLFYPPARYDDVAVTVKVENESFHVKGTTVKAIGWREVYGGEMGDEADEEVADNHENRAVLPELHEGDHVTIQRTSVRSGRTLPPKRYNEAALLSQMEKHGLGTPATRADIIEKLVSSDTIERQGNALHPTGKGKQLIELVSPQLRTPELTAKWEAELEKIARGQGSPEPFLQGIRSMSKELVLGVKGSSAEYKPHNVSNSHCPDCNTRLLEKKSKRGTMLICPNQDCEYRRSDDKKLSNRRCPQCHKKMEMKDGKAGLYVQCLSCGITETVNKDNKHINKREERKLVQKYTQQETVGSNLGELLKAAMEQKNKG, encoded by the coding sequence ATGAAATCTTTAATATTAGCAGAAAAGCCTTCCGTCGCAAGAGAGATCGCACGGGTAATGGGTAGTAGAGAGAAGCATAAGGGGTATTTTGAAGGACCTAAATATGTAGTTACTTGGGCGTTAGGACATTTGGTTGGCCTTGCAGAGCCTGAGGATTATGATCATAAATATGGAACATGGAATTTAGAGGATCTACCTATTCTTCCGGAGTCGATGAAACTAAAGGTACTCCGTGAGACAAGTCAACAATTCAAGGTGGTTCAACAGCAGCTTCGACGTCAAGATGTGACTGCTCTCATAGTAGCGACTGATGCGGCTCGGGAAGGTGAGTTGTTAGCTCGTTGGATTATTCATATGGTGAAGTGGAACAAGCCGTTCCAAAGACTGTGGATATCCTCACAGACGGACAAAGCGATTAAGGAAGGATTTGCATCCTTACGTCCTGGACATGAGTTTGATCGTTTATATCAGTCAGCCCGTTGCCGTGCAGAAGCCGATTGGATGATTGGACTGAATATAACGCGGGCTTTGACTTGTAAATTTGGCGCCCCACTGTCTGCTGGTCGAGTGCAGACCCCTTCGTTAGGGATGATTATGGATCGTGAGAAGGAAATTATCAATTTCAGATCAGAAGAATACGATACGTTATCGATTGATTGTGGAAGTTTCACGGCAACGTGGAGAGGTACGAATGGTGATGCTCGGATGTTTGATCGGCAGCAGGCCCCGGCAATGCAGAAGCAACTCCAAGGTAAGCCTGGTTCTATTGTTAGGGTGAAGAAATCAGAAAAGGTGGAGCCACATTCACTGGCCTATGATTTAACAGAACTTCAACGTGATGCTAACAAAAAGTATGGCTTCTCAGCGAAACAGACTTCTAATGTACTTCAACGTTTATATGAACAACATAAAGTAGTCACTTATCCGAGAACGGATAGCCGTTATTTAACCTCTGATATGACAGATACGTTAAAGGAACGATTAGAAAGCATTGCTGTAGGCCCGTATGCGACATTGGCTCGTCCACTGCTGCGTAAGAATCTACCAATTACAAAGCGAATTGTGGATGACAGTAAAGTAAGCGATCATCATGCCATCATTCCTACAGAAGAGACACTACTATTGAATAAGCTTAATACAGAGGAACGTAAACTATATGATCTCATCGCGCGTCGGTTTATCAGTTTATTTTATCCTCCAGCTCGTTATGATGATGTTGCGGTAACGGTTAAAGTGGAGAATGAGTCTTTTCATGTTAAAGGGACGACGGTTAAGGCGATCGGTTGGCGTGAAGTGTATGGTGGTGAGATGGGGGACGAGGCAGATGAAGAGGTTGCGGATAACCACGAGAACCGTGCCGTTCTACCAGAGTTACACGAAGGGGATCATGTAACCATACAACGGACCAGCGTTCGTTCTGGACGTACGCTTCCTCCGAAGAGATATAACGAAGCTGCGTTACTCTCACAAATGGAGAAGCATGGGTTGGGTACACCAGCCACTCGTGCTGACATTATTGAGAAATTAGTTTCCTCGGATACCATTGAACGACAAGGGAACGCATTGCATCCCACAGGGAAGGGGAAGCAACTGATTGAGTTAGTATCACCACAGCTACGTACACCGGAATTGACGGCTAAATGGGAAGCGGAGCTTGAGAAAATTGCAAGGGGTCAAGGAAGTCCAGAGCCATTTTTGCAAGGAATACGAAGTATGTCTAAAGAATTAGTGTTAGGAGTTAAAGGAAGCTCGGCTGAATATAAGCCCCATAATGTATCGAACAGTCATTGTCCAGATTGTAATACACGTTTATTGGAGAAAAAAAGCAAGCGAGGTACGATGTTAATCTGTCCGAATCAAGATTGTGAATATCGCCGATCTGATGATAAAAAGTTATCCAATCGTCGTTGTCCACAGTGCCATAAAAAAATGGAAATGAAGGATGGTAAGGCTGGTCTGTATGTTCAGTGTCTGTCATGTGGAATTACCGAGACGGTCAACAAAGATAATAAACACATCAACAAACGTGAAGAACGCAAGCTAGTCCAGAAATATACACAGCAAGAGACAGTGGGTTCTAATCTAGGTGAACTGCTGAAAGCAGCCATGGAGCAGAAGAATAAGGGCTGA
- a CDS encoding DUF1294 domain-containing protein — protein MRTALWIWFIFINMVGYLVMSEDKKRAQRRRDRVPEKTLFLLAAMGGSLGVMIAMYRKRHKTRHLSFRFGIPALLFVNAVLYGYFMM, from the coding sequence ATGAGAACTGCACTGTGGATATGGTTTATTTTTATCAACATGGTAGGATATCTAGTCATGTCTGAAGATAAGAAGCGTGCTCAGAGGCGGCGTGACCGAGTTCCTGAGAAAACACTGTTTCTATTAGCTGCCATGGGTGGTTCATTAGGTGTAATGATCGCAATGTACCGTAAGCGACACAAGACGAGGCATCTTAGTTTTAGATTTGGAATACCAGCGCTACTCTTTGTGAATGCTGTGCTGTATGGATATTTTATGATGTAG
- a CDS encoding universal stress protein — MLFSNILLAYDGSKASNKAFDRAIELVQATPDATLTVIHAFDFPRIFIGEGLAPIPASVNKEYYDLAEQTVEEVKKRLVEAGVNGDAQLVQGSPSQIILEYAKEKGSDIIVIGSRGLGGIREFVLGSVSHNVVQNARIPVLVVK, encoded by the coding sequence ATGTTATTTTCTAATATTTTATTAGCTTACGATGGTTCTAAGGCTTCTAATAAGGCTTTTGATCGTGCAATCGAGTTAGTACAAGCAACTCCAGATGCAACGTTAACGGTTATTCATGCTTTTGATTTTCCACGTATATTTATTGGTGAAGGACTAGCTCCAATTCCAGCTTCTGTGAATAAGGAGTATTACGATCTTGCCGAGCAGACAGTGGAAGAAGTCAAGAAACGTCTGGTTGAAGCGGGTGTTAACGGGGATGCGCAATTAGTACAAGGTTCTCCTTCACAAATTATTCTGGAATATGCCAAAGAGAAAGGTTCAGATATTATCGTTATTGGGAGCCGGGGGCTTGGGGGTATCCGAGAATTTGTACTTGGCAGTGTAAGTCATAATGTCGTTCAAAATGCTAGAATTCCCGTACTAGTCGTAAAATAA
- the purE gene encoding 5-(carboxyamino)imidazole ribonucleotide mutase, whose protein sequence is MLPEVAVIMGSKSDWETMKHACEMLDVLQIPYEKKVVSAHRTPDLMFTFAEEAAGRGIKVIIAGAGGAAHLPGMVAAKTLLPVIGVPVQSKALNGLDSLLSIVQMPGGIPVATVAIGNAGATNAGLLAAQIIGAFNPEVHSRVQARRDTIRDEVLESSDNL, encoded by the coding sequence ATGTTACCAGAGGTTGCTGTCATTATGGGAAGTAAATCAGATTGGGAGACCATGAAGCATGCATGTGAAATGCTAGATGTACTCCAGATCCCTTATGAGAAAAAAGTCGTATCAGCTCATCGTACACCCGATCTTATGTTCACTTTTGCAGAAGAAGCTGCTGGGCGTGGAATTAAGGTTATCATTGCTGGAGCAGGAGGGGCGGCTCATTTACCTGGAATGGTGGCTGCTAAGACCCTATTGCCCGTGATCGGTGTTCCAGTTCAATCAAAAGCGCTGAATGGTCTAGATTCTCTGTTATCTATTGTACAAATGCCGGGTGGCATACCTGTAGCTACTGTGGCGATTGGTAATGCTGGGGCAACGAATGCAGGTCTACTCGCTGCTCAAATCATCGGTGCCTTCAATCCTGAAGTACATTCAAGAGTACAAGCAAGGCGAGATACGATCCGTGATGAAGTGCTGGAAAGCAGTGATAACCTATGA
- the purK gene encoding 5-(carboxyamino)imidazole ribonucleotide synthase yields MNTGRQIGDKSVAGHRTVLPGDTIGILGGGQLGRMMALAGTAMGYRFVTLDPTPDAPSSHTAHQIIAEYHNIEAARELAKKSDVITYEFENVDAGVASVLEEESYVPQGSQLLYTTQHRIREKQAIEKAGVPVAPYRVIEGLDSLKQAVEELGLPCVLKTATGGYDGKGQFVIRHAEQLDEAFTELTASGKELVLEQFISFQCEISVITARSPQGEVKSFPVSENIHVNNILHLSIVPARVTEQVQREARRLAERLATSMNTVGLLAVELFVTEEGKLYVNELAPRPHNSAHYTMEACVTSQFEQHVRAICNLELQDTDLLSPVVMVNVLGQHLDAVVQRAGEHDEIATELGVIPKLHLYGKSESKTNRKMGHINLLCKDVQEALDWVEHTNIWR; encoded by the coding sequence ATGAACACAGGTAGACAAATAGGAGACAAATCTGTAGCAGGCCATAGAACAGTGCTACCTGGAGATACAATTGGTATTCTTGGAGGCGGGCAATTAGGACGTATGATGGCGTTGGCTGGAACGGCGATGGGCTATCGATTCGTGACATTAGACCCGACACCTGATGCACCAAGTAGTCACACGGCTCATCAGATTATTGCGGAGTACCATAATATAGAGGCTGCGAGAGAGTTAGCAAAGAAATCAGATGTTATCACATATGAATTCGAGAATGTGGATGCAGGTGTGGCTTCTGTATTAGAGGAAGAGTCGTATGTTCCACAAGGAAGTCAATTACTCTATACAACACAGCACAGAATTCGTGAGAAGCAAGCCATTGAGAAAGCAGGAGTGCCAGTCGCACCTTATCGAGTCATTGAGGGACTGGATAGCTTGAAGCAAGCGGTTGAAGAGCTAGGGTTACCTTGTGTTCTAAAGACGGCTACAGGTGGTTATGATGGCAAGGGACAATTCGTAATCCGTCATGCGGAACAATTGGATGAAGCTTTTACGGAACTAACGGCTTCGGGGAAAGAGTTAGTACTTGAACAGTTCATATCTTTTCAGTGTGAAATATCTGTGATTACAGCGCGCAGCCCGCAAGGTGAAGTGAAGAGTTTCCCTGTATCTGAGAATATTCATGTGAACAACATACTGCATCTTTCGATTGTGCCTGCACGGGTAACGGAGCAAGTACAACGAGAAGCACGTCGACTTGCAGAAAGACTTGCGACAAGTATGAATACAGTTGGGCTTCTTGCTGTAGAACTGTTCGTAACGGAAGAGGGTAAGCTGTATGTCAATGAGCTAGCCCCTCGTCCACACAACTCCGCACACTACACGATGGAGGCTTGTGTGACATCCCAGTTCGAACAGCATGTTCGCGCCATCTGTAATTTAGAGCTTCAAGATACGGATCTGCTTAGCCCAGTGGTCATGGTGAACGTATTGGGGCAGCATTTAGATGCAGTCGTTCAGAGAGCAGGAGAACATGATGAAATAGCTACAGAGCTTGGTGTGATTCCTAAGCTTCATTTATATGGAAAGAGTGAGAGCAAGACCAATCGCAAAATGGGCCATATTAACTTGTTATGTAAGGATGTACAAGAGGCTCTGGATTGGGTAGAACATACTAATATTTGGAGGTAG
- the purB gene encoding adenylosuccinate lyase — protein MIERYSRPEMRAVWTEENKFNSWLEVELCACEAWAELGVIPKEDTVLLRQNAKFDIDRIYEIEQETRHDVIAFTRSVSESLGQERKWVHYGLTSTDVVDTALGYVLLQANEILEKDIQNFIEILKNKALEYKDTPMMGRTHGVHAEPTTFGLKMALWYEEMKRNLERFHHAANGVQFGKISGAVGTYANIDPFVEEFVCNKLGTTAAPISTQTLQRDRHAEYMATLALIATSLDKFATEIRALQKSEVREVEEAFAKGQKGSSAMPHKRNPIGCENISGLSRVIRGHMVTAYEDVTLWHERDISHSSVERIILPDATMLLNYMLNRFGNIVKNLTVFPENMKRNMARTFGVPFSGRVMTKLIDKGFSREQAYDTVQPRAMQAWEEQRQFRDIVEETPEITEALSPAEIEDAFNPSWHLKHVDTIFNKLGLK, from the coding sequence ATGATCGAACGTTATAGCAGACCCGAAATGCGGGCCGTTTGGACCGAAGAGAATAAATTTAATTCTTGGCTAGAAGTAGAATTATGCGCTTGTGAGGCTTGGGCTGAGTTAGGGGTTATTCCTAAGGAAGATACCGTGTTACTCCGTCAAAATGCGAAATTTGATATAGATCGGATCTATGAAATTGAACAGGAAACACGCCATGATGTGATCGCCTTCACTCGTTCCGTATCAGAGAGTCTTGGACAAGAGCGGAAATGGGTACATTATGGTCTTACTTCGACAGATGTAGTCGATACGGCGCTAGGTTATGTCCTTCTTCAAGCTAATGAAATATTAGAGAAAGATATTCAGAACTTCATTGAAATTCTAAAAAACAAAGCCTTGGAGTACAAGGATACGCCTATGATGGGTCGTACTCATGGTGTACATGCTGAACCGACGACATTTGGACTCAAAATGGCTCTGTGGTACGAAGAGATGAAGCGCAACTTGGAACGTTTTCATCATGCAGCTAACGGTGTACAGTTCGGTAAAATTTCAGGTGCAGTTGGCACTTATGCGAATATCGATCCTTTTGTAGAAGAATTCGTATGTAACAAGTTGGGAACAACTGCGGCACCGATCTCTACGCAGACGCTGCAACGTGATCGTCATGCTGAATATATGGCAACTCTAGCTCTGATCGCTACATCCTTGGACAAGTTCGCTACTGAAATACGTGCTTTGCAGAAGAGTGAAGTACGTGAAGTAGAAGAAGCGTTTGCTAAAGGGCAAAAAGGTTCGTCTGCTATGCCACATAAACGGAATCCTATCGGATGCGAGAACATCTCGGGTCTGTCCCGCGTCATTCGTGGTCATATGGTAACGGCATATGAAGATGTTACTTTGTGGCATGAGCGTGATATTTCACACTCTTCCGTAGAACGCATCATTCTTCCAGATGCGACGATGCTGCTGAACTACATGTTGAACCGTTTCGGTAATATCGTGAAGAACTTAACTGTTTTTCCAGAGAATATGAAGCGCAATATGGCTCGTACCTTCGGAGTTCCTTTCTCAGGACGTGTCATGACCAAGCTGATTGATAAAGGCTTCAGTCGTGAGCAAGCTTATGATACGGTTCAACCACGTGCGATGCAAGCATGGGAAGAGCAACGTCAGTTCCGAGATATTGTAGAGGAGACGCCAGAAATTACTGAGGCGCTTAGCCCTGCTGAAATCGAGGATGCATTCAATCCAAGCTGGCACTTGAAGCACGTAGATACGATTTTTAATAAATTGGGTCTGAAATAA